Sequence from the Zeugodacus cucurbitae isolate PBARC_wt_2022May chromosome 2, idZeuCucr1.2, whole genome shotgun sequence genome:
taATTTGTTCATGGTCGGAACAAAGATCGAACCCTTATACTCCAAAATGTCAGTTCACAAAGCAAGTTTCAAGACGACTACAGCATTACAATAATTGTCCCATCAGAAATATGCATTTACCTTTTGTACACGACCTTTTCTCAGAATGactaaaacatataaagaaaAGCCTCCTGATTATGTTATGACCGAAATAAATTCCACCGAAACTATTATCGATGTTTTATTTAGTGGCGATCGATATAGGAATCCAAAACTCAGTATCTCAAGATAAAGTCAACCTTCTTGGTCGATCACTTGCACTGTCTGAGAGCAATTCCGAAACACTTACTACTCATAAGTAGCTTGCAAAACCTACCCATCATtaaatagatacttaattataataaaaggcGATACCTTGACTAACACAACCAAAAAACTATGCTTTTGAAACTAATTTCCACGATTTTTCCAAAAATCCTAATACATAATCtcattttacttaaattttatacaCTCCTCCCcatccaatacacacatagTGTATAATCGGTTTAGAAAACGTCGCTCCCCCAATCAGAAGACGAGTTGGTTAGGTCGCGATAAAGCTCAGCCAACAAATACTACTCGCATACGAATGACTTCCGCCGTTTTATCCGCAAGCACATAAAGACAACAGTAAacgaataattgaaaataagaaTGAGAACAGCACAATAGTTAGTAATCCCATGAAGAATGAGCAAATGGTGGTGTGATGCGAACGAAATCAGTACTGGCAACAGTGTAGTACAGCACAGCACGCCTGGGAAATGCCGAGGCATGCTCGTTTATTAGTTGTTTACGTAGCGTATTTGCGACAGCGACGACCACGACAACCACGATATGCAAGACAACTACTAAAGTAGTTATGGACCAAAGGGACCCACAACGCTGGGGAGTTGTTCAAACTCGTAAAGCCAGCTATAAAAGCAAACGAATAACGGTTATTATCACCAGTTTGGCCggcgaaattttttttgtttatttcgcgGTTGAGCACATAGTAACACTGATGTGTTCCTGTGTGtggacttttaaataaatttgctgtttgttgttgtcggaGCACTGAGCATACTGATTTGGTTTGTGTTTtggtgtttttattttcatcattctacttttttttttttgttttgcttgccaCTATTTACAGTTTGCGGCTTGTTGAACATTGGCGTGGCAGCCATATTCGGGCCACAATCCTCCAACACGGCGAGCCATGTGCAAAGTATCTGCGACAATATGGAGGTATGTATGTGCCTACGAGTATGTAGGGATTAACAGTTATCGCAACTACTACGGCTAAAGGCAAGCAAGCAAGCTAGTGCTTATGTACTAACAAATCCAATGTAAATACCAACATTAGATTTGCTTGCATCATTGCTGCATTTCCGTTAGTTTTAAagataactatttttatttttatgcgtCGTTGTAGATACCTCACTTGGAGAACCGTTGGGATTATCGTTTGCGACGTGAAAGCTGCCTGGTGAACCTGTATCCACATCCAAACACACTGGCCAAGGTAAGTCTGCGCATttacactcactcacacacacacacacacacatagagatTTGAGCcacttaaaataattatgaaagctTAACTTAGTATTAATCGGCTTGAGCGTTGTACTTATGCATATTATCTGATTGTTTGCTCTTCAGGCTTATGTGGATATCGTCAAGCATTGGGAGTGGAAAACTTTCACCATTATCTATGAGAACAATGACGGCATTGTGCGGCTACAGGAGTTAATCAAGGCGCATGATAACTCACCGTATCCGATTACAGTGCGACAATTGAGTTTATCGGGGGATTATAGGTAAGGGACCTCATTTTGTATTGCAAACACGGTTATTTGGTTTCGTAGTATTTAAAATTGGAGGAGGCAGTGAGCAATCAGGTCCTTCTCCGATGGTTTCGAGGGTCTGAGGGAATATATCTGGAAGGGTCCTCGGTCGTGAAATTTTCATTATCCATAGTTTCAGATTTCCAGATCACTGCGCAGTTCCTTTCAGGTAGAGATGACTGCCAGTAAAGTAGAAGTTCTATCGAAATCTATATTCGGTAAATAATGTCTTCGTTAAATGCTTCTGGGCCGTTTAGTTTAGGTATTAAGAGCGAGTCCGGATCGAGAGATCATACTtggaaaattacaaataaatccTTTTTCGTTCCGAATTCTACCGAAGTGTCTTGAATGCATCACAAATCTGCAATGGCGACTAATTTCGGTTCCAGCAAGTTCATCCGTCTTCGACAAGATTTTTGGCCTTACCACACGGGTGCAACGCTTCGTATAAACTCATCTCACTTGAAGTTCATAGTCATTCCACTTAGATCAAAGACTCGTGGAATATCTGAAGAGGTTAATCACTTCTTAACTAGTTTCCAGAAGACGCCTATATCTGGTGTGCCGAATGCTGTAATTCGAAGTGAATATGAGGACGTTCAAAACTAGGTCCGTACATCGTTCCATAAATCAGAATAACAAATTTCTCCAATTGTCTAGCAGTTTTAGGTTTTGTGATGCTGTAGAGACAATCATACATATTCCTTCCGTTAAGCATTCAGTCTTATCTCTGCCCGTACTTTACTTAATCAAAGGCTTATTAATGAtcttctctctttctctcttacCCCAGACCGCTGCTGAAACAAATCAAAAACTCCGCCGAAGCGCACATCGTACTCGACTGTTCCAGTGATAAAATTTACGAAGTCCTCAAGCAGGCACAACAAATTGGCATGATGAGCGACTATCACAGTTACTTGATTACCTCACTGGATCTGCATACCATCAACCTAGACGAGTTCCGTTATGGTGGTACGAATATAACCGGCTTTCGTCTGATTAACGAAAAGGTCGTCTCGGATGTGGTGCGTCAGTGGAGTTACGACGATAAGGGCTTACAACGCTCAGCCAATTTGAGTACGGTGAAGGCGGAGACTGCGCTTATGTACGATGCGGTACATCTATTCGCCAAAGCATTACATGATTTGGATACATCGCAACAAATTGATATACACCCGATAAGTTGTGATGGACAGAATACGTGGCAGCATGGTTTCAGTTTGATCAACTACATGAAGATCGTCGAAATGAAGGGTTTAACGAATGTGATAAAATTTGATCATCAAGGCTTTCGCACCGATTTCGTGTTGGACATTATCGAGTTGGGGCCGCTGGGTATACGCAAAATTGGCACATGGAATTCAACACTGCCGGAAGGTATCAACTTTACGCGTACCTACAGCCAAAAACAGCGCGAAATTGAAGCGAACTTGAAGAACAAAACGTTGACGATCACTACCATATTGGTGCGTATAACGGTTATTGATactatatgaaattttaataattctcaAACTTTGCAGAGCAATCCGTATTGCATGCGCAAAGAGTCTGCGGTGCCACTCACTGGCAACGATCAGTTTGAAGGTTATGTTGTTGATCTCATACATGAAATCTCAAAGGCTCTGGGTTTCAACTATAAAATACAGTTAGTGCCAGATGGCAACTATGGCAGTTTCAACAAACAGAATGGGTATGTTATTATTGATGTACTAAAAGTTGAAATCCCCATATAAATCCCCAAATTTCTTGTCTTAGCGAATGGAACGGCATGATACGCGAGCTGTTGGAGCAACGCGCCGATCTCGCGGTCGCTGATCTCACCATTACCTTCGAGCGCGAACAAGCCGTTGACTTCACCATGCCCTTCATGAATTTGGGCGTTTCGGTGCTCTATCGCAAACCCGTTAAACAACCgcccaatttattttcatttctctcACCGCTTTCGCTCGACGTTTGGATCTACATGGCCACAGCATATTTGGGCGTTTCAGTGTTACTCTTCATTTTAGCGCGGTAACTATGGAATGCATCTTATAAGATTGCTcgaactcaaaaaaaaattattatcttaCAGCTTCACACCCTATGAATGGCCCGCATATTCCGATGCTCATGGCGAGAAAATTGAAAGTCAATTCACACTTATGAACTGCATGTGGTTCGCTATCGGTTCATTAATGCAACAAGGATGTGACTTCTTGCCGAAGTAGGtttacaaatttcatatttcggtGCAAAATTTGCTAAAACTAAATTCTTTCTTTCAGAGCTTTATCGACCCGTATGGTAGCTGGCATTTGGTGGTTCTTTACTTTGATCATGATCTCATCGTACACTGCTAATTTAGCGGCTTTCCTTACTGTGGAACGTATGGATTCGCCTATAGAAAGTGCTGAGGATCTAGCGAAGCAGACGCGTATCAAGTATGGTGCATTAAAGGGTGGCAGCACGGCAGCGTTCTTCAGAGTGAGTAGATCGACTGCGATTGTTTAATTATGCTAAACcccaattatttatattttctcacCAGGAATCGAAAATCTCAACTTATCAACGCATGTGGTCATTCATGGAGTCCGCACGACCGTCGGTTTTCACTTCGACTAATGCCGAGGGTGTGGATCGCGTTGCTAAAGGCAAAGGTATGTCTACGAAATGGATttcagaatatttattttaaaaaatatcctcTTCCAGGTTCTTATGCTTTCCTCATGGAATCCACATCCATTGAGTATGTGACCGAACGGAATTGTGAGC
This genomic interval carries:
- the Grik2_6 gene encoding glutamate receptor ionotropic, kainate 2, yielding MQSQLLCPSWCWHYLRLSCWLAVLSTLLRHTLALPDVIKIGGLFHPTDDTQELAFRQAVEHINSDRLILPRSKLVAQIERISPFDSFHAGKRVCGLLNIGVAAIFGPQSSNTASHVQSICDNMEIPHLENRWDYRLRRESCLVNLYPHPNTLAKAYVDIVKHWEWKTFTIIYENNDGIVRLQELIKAHDNSPYPITVRQLSLSGDYRPLLKQIKNSAEAHIVLDCSSDKIYEVLKQAQQIGMMSDYHSYLITSLDLHTINLDEFRYGGTNITGFRLINEKVVSDVVRQWSYDDKGLQRSANLSTVKAETALMYDAVHLFAKALHDLDTSQQIDIHPISCDGQNTWQHGFSLINYMKIVEMKGLTNVIKFDHQGFRTDFVLDIIELGPLGIRKIGTWNSTLPEGINFTRTYSQKQREIEANLKNKTLTITTILSNPYCMRKESAVPLTGNDQFEGYVVDLIHEISKALGFNYKIQLVPDGNYGSFNKQNGEWNGMIRELLEQRADLAVADLTITFEREQAVDFTMPFMNLGVSVLYRKPVKQPPNLFSFLSPLSLDVWIYMATAYLGVSVLLFILARFTPYEWPAYSDAHGEKIESQFTLMNCMWFAIGSLMQQGCDFLPKALSTRMVAGIWWFFTLIMISSYTANLAAFLTVERMDSPIESAEDLAKQTRIKYGALKGGSTAAFFRESKISTYQRMWSFMESARPSVFTSTNAEGVDRVAKGKGSYAFLMESTSIEYVTERNCELTQVGGMLDTKGYGIAAPPNSPYRTAINGVILKLQEEGKLHILKTKWWKEKRGGGSCRVETSKSSSAANELGLANVGGVFVVLMGGMGVACVIAVCEFVWKSRKVAVEERLSAILHE